A window from Acidimicrobiia bacterium encodes these proteins:
- a CDS encoding type II toxin-antitoxin system prevent-host-death family antitoxin → MPDISIRELRNHGGAVVDRVAKGERLTITRSGRPVAELRPLGRQPVQLDVIIARRRQLPHLDPVQLRKDLDRVLDPSV, encoded by the coding sequence ATGCCAGACATTTCGATCCGCGAACTACGCAACCACGGCGGTGCCGTCGTCGACCGCGTCGCCAAAGGTGAGCGGCTCACCATCACCCGATCCGGAAGACCTGTCGCCGAACTGCGACCCCTCGGTCGGCAGCCAGTTCAACTTGATGTGATCATCGCACGGCGCCGGCAGCTTCCACACCTCGACCCGGTCCAACTACGCAAGGACCTCGATCGGGTCCTCGACCCGTCCGTGTGA
- a CDS encoding VanZ family protein, whose product MPLATISQQLADAQESGIRQLIGNLFLLAPLGFLLPVVGARFHRLATLLGAFAVSLGIELTQIGISVAVGFPYRAFDVDDLLLNTIGAAIGWAGWRIMFA is encoded by the coding sequence GTGCCGCTCGCGACGATCAGTCAGCAGCTCGCCGACGCTCAGGAAAGCGGTATTCGCCAGCTGATCGGGAACCTTTTCCTCCTGGCTCCTCTGGGGTTCCTCCTACCGGTCGTCGGTGCCCGATTCCACCGGCTAGCAACCTTGCTCGGGGCCTTCGCAGTGTCGCTCGGTATCGAGCTCACGCAGATAGGCATCTCCGTTGCGGTCGGGTTCCCATATCGCGCGTTCGATGTCGATGACCTTCTGCTCAACACGATAGGCGCAGCGATCGGCTGGGCCGGCTGGCGAATCATGTTCGCCTGA